One genomic region from Sphingobacterium sp. UGAL515B_05 encodes:
- a CDS encoding PLP-dependent aminotransferase family protein, with protein MKSYKFEIFTQIIEKNIKSGIYKPGQKLPSVRELKDYYGFSMTTIQAGYDYLMIKGVVESVPKSGYYVGVKNEKVIESSQVIRPPVVRDAVFEQGIGLTTSSRLNRHFSEFNVAAPGDLFVPQKLLLRTMQQVIREKGAGLLRYYPTNGSTLLRDNIVSRAASQRTLLNTEELLITDGALQALYIALTAVCKCGDVIAVESPCVFSVLEVIRVLKLRVIEIPVGTNEGFDIDIFRQACKGNAVKAVVLTPNFHNPTGILLSNEQKITLLAIAYQYNVAVIENDIYGDLNFQGSRPSTIKEYDESGLVMTFSSYSKTLAPGIRLGWLSTGKFLKDAERIKFALGSTVSPLNQETVNRLIGSSSYDRHIRSLKMQLAKNAYMAINLIASSFPEKTEVVTPQGGYNLWVKIPEGINMHDFYIQCERIGARFTPGYTFSFSNNFGRYFRLVIADKFTEKRIEAIQQVGRYVCEAP; from the coding sequence ATGAAAAGTTACAAGTTTGAAATCTTTACACAAATTATAGAGAAGAATATAAAATCCGGAATCTATAAGCCAGGCCAGAAGCTGCCTTCGGTACGTGAGTTGAAGGATTATTATGGATTCAGCATGACTACAATACAGGCAGGATATGATTATCTCATGATTAAGGGGGTAGTAGAAAGTGTTCCAAAATCGGGTTATTATGTTGGCGTGAAAAATGAAAAAGTAATAGAGTCCAGTCAAGTCATACGTCCGCCGGTCGTGCGGGATGCGGTCTTTGAGCAGGGGATTGGGTTAACAACCTCCTCACGATTAAATCGACATTTTTCGGAATTTAATGTTGCAGCTCCCGGCGATCTTTTTGTTCCTCAAAAGCTTTTGCTTCGAACGATGCAACAAGTTATTCGGGAAAAGGGAGCTGGATTATTACGGTATTATCCAACAAATGGCTCAACACTGCTGAGAGACAATATTGTTAGCCGAGCGGCGTCGCAGCGGACGTTGTTAAACACCGAAGAATTATTGATAACAGACGGTGCTTTACAGGCATTGTATATTGCCTTAACAGCTGTATGTAAATGCGGGGATGTGATTGCGGTAGAAAGCCCATGTGTATTTTCTGTATTGGAAGTCATTAGGGTGTTAAAATTGCGTGTTATCGAGATTCCTGTCGGTACGAATGAGGGATTTGATATAGATATTTTTAGACAGGCATGTAAAGGAAATGCAGTAAAAGCAGTGGTTCTTACGCCCAACTTTCATAACCCAACAGGCATTTTACTTTCAAACGAACAGAAAATTACTTTATTGGCAATTGCTTATCAATATAATGTAGCTGTTATTGAGAATGATATCTATGGCGATCTGAACTTTCAGGGAAGTAGACCTTCGACAATAAAAGAATATGATGAAAGTGGCTTAGTGATGACATTTTCATCCTATTCAAAAACACTTGCACCTGGTATTCGGCTGGGATGGCTAAGTACAGGAAAATTTCTAAAAGATGCTGAACGGATTAAGTTTGCATTAGGGAGCACAGTTTCACCATTAAATCAAGAAACTGTGAACCGTTTGATTGGCAGTAGTAGTTACGATCGGCATATTCGCTCCTTGAAGATGCAATTGGCAAAAAATGCGTATATGGCAATCAATCTTATTGCTTCCAGTTTCCCTGAAAAAACTGAAGTTGTTACACCTCAAGGGGGATATAATCTCTGGGTGAAAATACCTGAAGGAATCAATATGCATGATTTCTACATACAGTGTGAAAGAATAGGAGCAAGGTTTACTCCCGGATATACCTTTTCTTTTTCAAATAACTTTGGGCGTTATTTTAGATTGGTAATTGCCGATAAATTTACTGAAAAACGGATTGAGGCAATTCAGCAGGTAGGTCGATATGTATGTGAGGCCCCGTAA
- a CDS encoding N-acetyltransferase, whose product MNIITKFTVATEQGIEVLSMLTKALAVEKFAQLLKPAELDRYIVENFNINTLVNEINSMSNQWLVTYVDDQPMGYARITSKGQKPANLGGKRAIRIADFGVCPHEVQPQIEASLMDKCLAVCSSYEIIWINEPIGSSFIEIFEQKGFIKQQEISQFEGVPLESAFYLKVN is encoded by the coding sequence ATGAATATAATCACAAAATTTACAGTTGCTACAGAACAAGGCATTGAAGTGCTATCCATGCTTACCAAAGCATTGGCTGTAGAAAAATTCGCTCAGTTATTGAAACCGGCTGAATTAGATCGTTATATTGTTGAAAATTTTAACATCAATACCCTTGTGAACGAAATAAACAGTATGTCAAATCAATGGTTGGTGACCTATGTTGACGATCAACCGATGGGGTATGCGAGAATAACGTCAAAAGGACAAAAGCCAGCAAATCTAGGAGGTAAACGTGCCATACGAATTGCGGATTTTGGTGTTTGCCCACATGAAGTTCAACCACAAATAGAGGCATCATTAATGGATAAATGTCTTGCGGTGTGTAGTTCTTACGAAATCATTTGGATTAATGAACCTATAGGGAGTTCCTTTATTGAAATTTTTGAACAAAAAGGGTTCATAAAACAACAGGAGATTAGCCAATTTGAGGGAGTACCATTAGAATCAGCATTTTATCTTAAGGTCAACTAG